The following proteins come from a genomic window of Nocardioides albertanoniae:
- a CDS encoding acyl-CoA dehydrogenase family protein produces MIDFALGEEHRAVKEAVRQFVTKEVMPLEDQVLLNERNGRPALEPGQLKDLQAKARRYGYWGINTPEEYGGMAAGALMSAIIAGETGRTYVPFGFGGGADNILYGANEEQKKEYLIPTIEGERRSCFAITEPGAGSDARNIKTRAVRDGDDWVINGEKIFITNGNEADFVMVFAVTDPAKGADGGVTCFLVDRAMGWDSNPIPTMGEWGPAALSFQDVRVPHRNILGEEGKGFELAMSWIGNGRFMIPARAIGAAERMLEMAIEHANNRHSMGQPIANYQFIQGHIADSAVELEAARWLTLHAAWQVENKMDARHTSSIAKLYGTNMANRVVDRVLQIHGGMGYTKELPLERWYRELRLLRIFEGTDEIQRRTIARNLLKGHVKVGASVA; encoded by the coding sequence ATGATCGACTTCGCGCTGGGGGAAGAGCATCGAGCGGTCAAGGAGGCGGTGCGCCAGTTCGTCACCAAGGAGGTGATGCCACTGGAGGACCAGGTCCTCCTCAACGAGCGCAACGGCCGGCCCGCGCTCGAGCCCGGACAGCTCAAGGACCTCCAGGCCAAGGCCCGCAGGTACGGCTACTGGGGCATCAACACCCCGGAGGAGTACGGCGGCATGGCCGCGGGCGCCCTGATGTCGGCGATCATCGCCGGCGAGACCGGACGCACCTATGTGCCGTTCGGCTTCGGTGGCGGCGCGGACAACATCCTCTACGGGGCCAACGAGGAGCAGAAGAAAGAATATCTCATACCCACCATCGAGGGTGAGCGCCGCAGCTGCTTCGCCATCACCGAGCCCGGGGCCGGCTCCGACGCCCGCAACATCAAGACCCGCGCCGTCCGCGACGGCGACGACTGGGTGATCAACGGCGAGAAGATCTTCATCACCAACGGCAACGAGGCCGACTTCGTGATGGTCTTCGCGGTCACCGACCCCGCGAAGGGAGCCGACGGCGGCGTCACCTGCTTCCTCGTCGACCGGGCCATGGGCTGGGACTCCAACCCCATCCCCACCATGGGCGAGTGGGGCCCGGCAGCGCTCAGCTTCCAGGACGTACGCGTGCCGCACCGCAACATCCTCGGCGAGGAGGGCAAGGGCTTCGAGCTGGCCATGTCATGGATCGGCAACGGCCGCTTCATGATCCCGGCGCGCGCCATCGGCGCCGCGGAGCGGATGCTCGAGATGGCGATCGAGCACGCCAACAACCGGCACTCGATGGGCCAGCCGATCGCCAACTACCAGTTCATCCAGGGCCACATCGCCGACAGCGCCGTGGAGCTGGAGGCCGCCCGCTGGCTGACCCTCCACGCCGCCTGGCAGGTCGAGAACAAGATGGACGCGCGCCACACCTCGTCGATCGCCAAGCTGTACGGCACCAACATGGCCAACCGCGTCGTCGACCGTGTCCTGCAGATCCACGGCGGGATGGGCTACACCAAGGAGCTCCCGCTCGAGCGCTGGTATCGCGAGCTGCGGCTGCTGCGCATCTTCGAGGGCACCGACGAGATCCAGCGACGCACGATCGCCCGAAACCTCCTCAAGGGCCACGTCAAGGTGGGAGCGTCGGTGGCATGA
- a CDS encoding TetR/AcrR family transcriptional regulator — MSLEVDPQRSAGRRWAKTEETRRQLLDASSEVFAEKGYTVASVSDVVARAESSVGSVYHHFGGKEQLYLALWEEYVGRLAAAAAASVAKARKRGVEAPLDQFEAGALAYLDAVWEDRELLPVFYAGDGPPGFEVMRRRRNIEWIRRNLQVLGLGGTDEDQLLGAILTALIGEAARMTAACETKRQARAVAKHAIALAQRLFVADIPADAPQKAV, encoded by the coding sequence ATGTCGCTAGAGGTCGATCCGCAGCGTTCCGCAGGGCGCCGCTGGGCCAAGACCGAGGAGACGCGCAGGCAGCTCCTGGACGCATCGAGCGAGGTCTTCGCCGAGAAGGGCTACACGGTGGCGAGCGTGTCCGACGTCGTCGCCCGCGCCGAGTCCAGCGTCGGGAGCGTCTATCACCACTTCGGTGGCAAGGAGCAGCTCTACCTCGCCCTGTGGGAGGAGTACGTCGGCCGGCTGGCCGCTGCTGCCGCCGCCAGCGTCGCGAAGGCGCGCAAGCGCGGGGTCGAGGCGCCCCTGGACCAGTTCGAGGCGGGTGCTCTGGCCTACCTCGACGCGGTCTGGGAAGACCGTGAGCTGCTGCCGGTCTTCTACGCCGGCGACGGCCCGCCAGGGTTCGAGGTGATGCGCCGCCGGCGCAACATCGAGTGGATCCGGCGCAACCTCCAGGTCCTCGGGCTCGGTGGCACCGACGAGGACCAGCTGCTCGGTGCCATCCTGACCGCGCTCATCGGTGAGGCGGCGCGGATGACGGCCGCGTGCGAGACCAAGCGCCAGGCGCGGGCGGTGGCGAAGCACGCGATCGCGCTGGCCCAACGGCTCTTCGTCGCAGACATCCCCGCGGACGCGCCCCAGAAGGCGGTCTAG
- a CDS encoding MaoC/PaaZ C-terminal domain-containing protein — MSLDRSVIGVRSEPTSRSWTSADTLLYALGVGAGHDDPLSDLRYTTEHGDDTCQEQKVLPTFGVMATWGTRRGGRPMGDFDPAMLVHAEQEVVLHRPLRPDGTVSVTSQVTGMYDKGKGALVTSESEAVDPGTGEAVVTTRSSVFIRGEGGFGGDPGPRSVSPIPERDPDELVSMPTWPGQALLYRLSGDRNPLHSDPRFSARGGFERPILHGLCTYGVTGRALVTAIAGGDGDAMSSMSGRFSSPVLPGEVLQVAMWHVDEGTTAFQTRKEDGTVVLDRGLATWR, encoded by the coding sequence ATGAGCCTCGACCGGTCCGTCATCGGCGTACGCTCCGAGCCCACGTCGCGGTCGTGGACCAGCGCCGACACGCTGCTCTACGCCCTCGGCGTGGGTGCCGGTCACGACGACCCGCTCAGCGATCTGCGCTACACCACCGAGCACGGCGACGACACCTGCCAGGAGCAGAAGGTGCTGCCGACCTTCGGGGTGATGGCCACCTGGGGCACCCGGCGCGGCGGCAGGCCGATGGGCGACTTCGACCCGGCGATGCTGGTCCACGCCGAGCAGGAGGTCGTGCTGCACCGACCGCTGAGACCGGACGGCACCGTCTCGGTCACCTCACAGGTCACCGGCATGTACGACAAGGGCAAGGGAGCCTTGGTCACCAGCGAGTCCGAGGCGGTCGACCCGGGCACGGGCGAGGCCGTCGTGACCACCCGCAGCTCGGTGTTCATCCGAGGCGAAGGAGGCTTCGGCGGCGACCCCGGGCCACGCAGCGTCTCCCCCATCCCCGAGCGTGATCCCGACGAGCTGGTGAGCATGCCGACCTGGCCCGGCCAGGCGCTTCTCTACCGCCTCAGCGGCGATCGCAACCCGTTGCACTCGGACCCTCGCTTCTCGGCCAGAGGCGGCTTCGAGCGACCGATCCTGCACGGCCTGTGCACCTACGGTGTCACCGGCCGGGCACTGGTCACCGCCATCGCCGGAGGCGACGGCGACGCGATGTCATCGATGTCCGGGCGGTTCTCCTCACCGGTCCTGCCCGGCGAGGTGCTCCAGGTCGCGATGTGGCACGTCGACGAGGGCACGACCGCCTTCCAGACTCGGAAGGAGGACGGCACCGTGGTGCTCGACCGCGGACTGGCCACGTGGCGCTGA
- a CDS encoding SDR family oxidoreductase: MAITDRQVVIITGAGRGLGRAHALEFARRGAAVVVNDLGAGLDGTGKADDPAQQVVEEVRALGGEAIANGSDISDPEGAQKLFQDALNEWGKVDVLVNNAGILRDRMLVNMSIDEWDAVIKVHLRGTFAPMSVAAQHWRELSKKGEDVDARIINTTSSSGIYGNPGQINYGAAKAGIASMTVIAARELRRYGITVNAIAPAALTRMTENLNPDRPEVAEGEWNPGAPENVSPVVVWLAGASAREVTGRVFNVRGGHVSVAEGWVAGPTEEKDGPWTVDELDVVLPSMIAEARANSLTSGRTPEA; this comes from the coding sequence ATGGCAATCACCGACCGGCAGGTCGTCATCATCACCGGCGCCGGCCGAGGACTCGGCCGGGCCCACGCCCTCGAGTTCGCCCGCCGCGGCGCGGCGGTCGTGGTCAACGACCTCGGCGCCGGCCTCGACGGCACCGGCAAGGCCGACGACCCCGCCCAGCAGGTCGTCGAGGAGGTGCGCGCGCTGGGCGGCGAGGCGATCGCCAACGGCAGCGACATCAGCGACCCCGAGGGTGCGCAGAAGCTGTTCCAGGACGCGCTCAACGAGTGGGGCAAGGTCGACGTGCTGGTCAACAACGCCGGCATCCTGCGCGACCGGATGCTGGTCAACATGTCGATCGACGAGTGGGACGCCGTGATCAAGGTGCACCTGCGGGGCACGTTCGCCCCGATGAGCGTGGCCGCCCAGCACTGGCGTGAGCTCTCCAAGAAGGGCGAGGACGTCGACGCCCGGATCATCAACACCACCTCCTCCTCGGGCATCTACGGCAACCCGGGCCAGATCAACTATGGCGCCGCCAAGGCCGGCATCGCCTCGATGACCGTCATCGCCGCCCGCGAGCTGCGCCGCTACGGCATCACCGTCAACGCGATCGCCCCCGCCGCGCTGACCCGGATGACCGAGAATCTCAACCCCGACCGTCCCGAGGTGGCCGAGGGCGAGTGGAACCCCGGCGCCCCGGAGAACGTCTCCCCGGTGGTGGTCTGGCTGGCCGGCGCGTCCGCGCGCGAGGTGACCGGCCGCGTCTTCAACGTACGCGGTGGGCACGTGAGCGTGGCCGAGGGCTGGGTCGCCGGCCCGACGGAGGAGAAGGACGGTCCGTGGACCGTCGACGAGCTCGACGTGGTGCTCCCGAGCATGATCGCCGAGGCCCGGGCGAACTCGCTCACCAGCGGAAGGACGCCGGAAGCATGA
- a CDS encoding thiolase C-terminal domain-containing protein — protein MSRDVVIMGAAETDIGKLPTTSTLELHVEGARRALADANLTKDQVDGIASVSIPGPIQVSHALGITPTYVDGTGVGGASFLFHVRHATAAIKAGYADVVLVTHGESGRSRVGASTHPRGNDSVLAQFELPYGVVGPPTSFTVPARRFLHETDNTLEQLAEVAVAQRRWSSRNPRAMFRDEISVEEVLGAKMIADPFTLLMCCLVTDGGGALVIASREFAEAHGSDKPLVHVLGTGEAATSPLISQMEDMTRCRQFTLSSQAAFKESGTSHADIDHLMIYDAFAHVPLYGLEDMGFVGRGESGAFVADGHTSPGGRLPMNTNGGGMSYTHTGMYGMFAIQESVRQLRGEAAAQVDGVETSLVLGNGGMFMSAATLILTNQR, from the coding sequence ATGAGCCGCGACGTCGTCATCATGGGCGCCGCCGAGACCGACATCGGCAAGCTGCCCACCACCTCGACGCTCGAGCTGCATGTGGAGGGAGCCCGGCGCGCGCTCGCCGACGCGAACCTGACCAAGGACCAGGTCGACGGCATCGCCTCGGTCTCGATCCCCGGGCCGATCCAGGTCTCGCACGCCCTCGGGATCACCCCGACCTACGTCGACGGCACCGGTGTCGGCGGTGCCTCCTTCCTCTTCCACGTACGCCACGCGACAGCCGCGATCAAGGCGGGCTACGCCGACGTCGTGCTGGTGACCCACGGTGAGTCAGGTCGGTCCCGGGTGGGCGCGTCGACGCACCCACGCGGCAACGACTCGGTCCTGGCGCAGTTCGAGCTGCCGTACGGCGTCGTCGGACCGCCGACGAGCTTCACCGTGCCGGCCCGCCGGTTCCTCCACGAGACCGACAACACCCTCGAGCAGCTCGCCGAGGTCGCCGTGGCTCAGCGTCGCTGGTCCTCCCGCAACCCCCGGGCGATGTTCCGCGATGAGATCAGCGTCGAGGAGGTGCTCGGCGCCAAGATGATCGCCGACCCGTTCACCCTGCTGATGTGCTGCCTGGTCACCGACGGCGGCGGCGCGCTGGTCATCGCCTCCCGCGAGTTCGCCGAGGCGCACGGCAGCGACAAGCCCCTGGTCCACGTGCTCGGCACGGGCGAGGCGGCCACCTCGCCGCTGATCTCGCAGATGGAGGACATGACCCGTTGCCGGCAGTTCACCCTCTCGAGCCAGGCGGCGTTCAAGGAGTCGGGCACCTCCCATGCCGACATCGACCACCTGATGATCTACGACGCCTTCGCCCACGTGCCTCTCTACGGGCTCGAGGACATGGGCTTCGTCGGGCGCGGCGAGTCCGGCGCGTTCGTCGCGGACGGCCACACCTCCCCCGGTGGCCGTCTGCCGATGAACACCAACGGCGGCGGCATGTCCTACACGCACACCGGCATGTACGGGATGTTCGCGATCCAGGAGTCCGTACGCCAGCTGCGCGGCGAGGCCGCGGCCCAGGTCGACGGCGTCGAGACGAGCCTGGTGCTCGGCAACGGCGGCATGTTCATGAGCGCGGCGACCCTGATCCTCACCAACCAGCGCTGA
- a CDS encoding Zn-ribbon domain-containing OB-fold protein: MTTTPEVSPEARFAPRATPETQPYWDATAAGRLDLPRCRPCDQVFFYPRSSCPRCGSTDLEWVTCSGRGLLHTYVVSHRPAPGFPVPTVIAVVELEEGPRMMTNLVDVEPEALELDMPVEVRFEQRTGVAVPVFTPTKADS; this comes from the coding sequence ATGACGACGACACCTGAGGTGTCCCCCGAGGCGCGGTTCGCGCCACGGGCGACCCCGGAGACCCAGCCGTACTGGGACGCCACCGCCGCCGGCAGGCTCGACCTGCCGAGGTGCAGACCCTGCGACCAGGTCTTCTTCTATCCACGCTCCTCCTGCCCCCGGTGCGGCTCGACCGACCTCGAGTGGGTGACCTGCTCGGGCCGCGGTCTGCTGCACACCTACGTCGTCTCCCACCGACCGGCACCGGGCTTCCCCGTGCCCACCGTGATCGCCGTCGTCGAGCTCGAGGAGGGCCCGCGGATGATGACCAACCTGGTCGATGTCGAGCCCGAAGCGCTCGAGCTCGACATGCCGGTGGAGGTGCGTTTCGAGCAGCGTACGGGCGTCGCCGTGCCTGTCTTCACTCCTACGAAGGCGGATTCATGA
- a CDS encoding MBL fold metallo-hydrolase: MSGRPPVHNEYRQEDSCRIDAMWDVGEAPPRPEEPVEVTGGVHLLLAPNANHWTYEGTNTWIVVADGRAVVIDPGPADPGHLDRIDEVVRGAGARLETVLLTHHHGDHSQAAHAVAERWQATIRPRVQQGKIPDGTRFDLGRRMQIRAVTTPGHTSDGVSFTLDERRVMLTGDTVLARFNPYISHPDGTIADMLGSMSRIADMVDDDWALLPGHGPTVREPTTYLKARVADRQRRIDQVERLLSDGVAREQVTDHVYAKVGDERRPAARASVEAILHYLDTRALRAREKGSTG, encoded by the coding sequence GTGAGCGGCCGCCCTCCCGTCCACAACGAGTACCGCCAGGAGGACTCGTGCCGGATCGACGCGATGTGGGACGTCGGCGAGGCCCCGCCACGCCCGGAAGAGCCGGTGGAGGTCACCGGCGGCGTCCACCTCCTGCTCGCGCCGAACGCCAACCACTGGACGTACGAGGGCACCAACACCTGGATCGTCGTCGCGGACGGTCGGGCCGTGGTCATCGACCCCGGCCCGGCCGACCCCGGCCACCTGGACCGCATCGACGAGGTGGTGCGCGGAGCCGGCGCCCGCCTCGAGACGGTCCTGCTCACCCACCACCACGGCGACCACTCACAGGCCGCCCATGCGGTCGCCGAACGCTGGCAGGCCACCATCAGGCCACGGGTGCAGCAGGGGAAGATCCCGGACGGGACCCGCTTCGACCTCGGCCGCCGCATGCAGATCCGCGCCGTCACCACACCCGGGCACACCTCCGACGGGGTCAGCTTCACCCTCGACGAGCGTCGGGTGATGCTCACCGGCGACACCGTGCTGGCCCGCTTCAACCCCTACATCTCGCACCCCGACGGCACCATCGCCGACATGCTCGGATCGATGAGCCGGATCGCCGACATGGTCGACGACGACTGGGCCCTCCTCCCGGGGCACGGGCCGACGGTGCGCGAGCCCACCACCTACCTGAAGGCACGGGTGGCTGACCGGCAACGCCGGATCGACCAGGTCGAGAGGCTGCTCTCCGACGGTGTGGCTCGCGAGCAGGTGACCGACCACGTCTACGCCAAGGTCGGCGACGAACGTCGTCCGGCCGCTCGGGCCTCGGTCGAGGCCATCCTCCATTACCTCGACACTCGTGCCCTCCGGGCGCGGGAGAAAGGCAGCACCGGATGA
- a CDS encoding ABC transporter substrate-binding protein yields the protein MSHPNRRLRRPRTRAAGAAVAAACLALTAACSSAGEASSEKGKIIEDAGPPQDGGILHTAATADAPSLDIQKEASYMTHVAVGTVYSRLVAPKTGKDIAYGSSELEGDLAEKWSKSEDLKTWTFNLRKGVKFHNKPPVNGRELTSADVKCTVDRIKTLPGHQLGLVSGVTKLETPDPYTVVFTLRSANTAFDQTMANPFMAILPCEGTKGEFNLAEDAIGTGPFMLKSWKRDQERVMEKNPDYFVEGLPHLDGIQTTVLPDAQAQIAALRSGKLDMISSLSTEKRQVDQLLSQIKGLQLRTEKGITQTRVFMNAQKGPFSKLEVRRAVAHAIDKEGMIKALRSGGSLTGPISPTLFGALPEDEVDELLAYDPEKAKKLLAEAGYPNGFSAELVATDGYGETILREAQWVQEDLAKIGIKLTIDQQDYATYVSSTWPETNYDIMYGLQTPMLTADEYLTSEYTSTGTRNWSLVDDPELDKMVAAQRVITDEAEREKALQDIERYVMEKVSTPLPLYAYDTQTLYSGTVHDYYPHPDYSSRELQDVWMEQE from the coding sequence ATGTCACATCCCAACCGTCGCCTCAGACGACCCCGGACACGCGCCGCCGGCGCAGCCGTCGCCGCCGCCTGCCTCGCCCTGACCGCAGCCTGCTCCAGCGCGGGTGAGGCAAGCTCCGAGAAAGGCAAGATCATCGAAGATGCCGGCCCACCTCAGGACGGCGGCATCCTGCACACGGCGGCCACCGCCGACGCTCCTTCGCTGGACATCCAGAAGGAGGCGTCCTACATGACCCACGTCGCGGTCGGAACCGTCTACAGCCGCCTGGTCGCCCCCAAGACCGGGAAGGACATCGCCTACGGTTCGAGCGAGCTCGAGGGCGACCTGGCCGAGAAGTGGTCGAAGTCGGAGGATCTGAAGACCTGGACCTTCAACCTCCGCAAGGGCGTGAAGTTCCACAACAAGCCGCCGGTCAACGGCCGCGAGCTCACCTCGGCCGACGTCAAGTGCACCGTCGACCGGATCAAGACCCTCCCCGGGCACCAGCTCGGCCTGGTCTCCGGCGTGACCAAGCTGGAGACGCCCGACCCCTACACCGTGGTCTTCACGCTCAGGTCGGCGAACACGGCCTTCGACCAGACGATGGCCAACCCGTTCATGGCGATCCTGCCCTGCGAGGGCACCAAGGGCGAGTTCAACCTGGCCGAGGACGCGATCGGCACCGGTCCGTTCATGCTGAAGAGCTGGAAGCGCGACCAGGAGCGCGTGATGGAGAAGAACCCCGACTACTTCGTCGAGGGGCTCCCCCACCTCGACGGCATCCAGACCACCGTGCTCCCCGACGCGCAGGCACAGATCGCCGCCCTGCGCAGCGGCAAGCTCGACATGATCTCCTCGCTCTCCACCGAGAAGCGCCAGGTCGATCAGCTCCTCAGCCAGATCAAGGGCCTCCAGCTGCGTACGGAGAAGGGCATCACCCAGACCCGTGTCTTCATGAACGCCCAGAAGGGCCCGTTCAGCAAGCTGGAGGTGCGCCGCGCGGTCGCGCACGCGATCGACAAGGAGGGGATGATCAAGGCGCTCCGCTCGGGCGGGTCTCTCACCGGCCCGATCAGCCCGACCCTGTTCGGCGCGCTGCCCGAGGACGAGGTCGACGAGCTGCTGGCCTACGACCCGGAGAAGGCCAAGAAGCTCCTGGCCGAGGCCGGCTATCCGAACGGCTTCTCGGCCGAGCTGGTCGCGACCGACGGCTATGGCGAGACCATCCTGCGCGAGGCCCAGTGGGTCCAGGAGGACCTCGCCAAGATCGGCATCAAGCTGACCATCGACCAGCAGGACTACGCGACCTACGTCAGCTCGACCTGGCCGGAGACCAACTACGACATCATGTACGGCCTGCAGACCCCGATGCTGACCGCCGACGAGTATCTGACCTCGGAGTACACCAGCACCGGCACCCGCAACTGGTCGCTGGTCGACGACCCCGAGCTCGACAAGATGGTCGCCGCCCAGCGCGTCATCACCGACGAGGCGGAGCGCGAGAAGGCGCTGCAGGACATCGAGCGCTACGTCATGGAGAAGGTCTCGACACCGCTGCCTCTCTACGCCTACGACACCCAGACGCTCTACTCCGGCACCGTGCACGACTACTACCCGCACCCGGACTACTCCTCGCGCGAGCTCCAGGACGTCTGGATGGAGCAGGAGTGA
- a CDS encoding ABC transporter permease, with protein MSIAIPGAAGAARRPTTRTGLRRFAKEQPLGAIALFLITLFVAVAALAPWIAPYDPLAQDRVNFLTAPGVGGHIAGTDELGRDVLSRSLYGARTSLLIAVATLALGGAIGLVIGVVSGYFGGTWVDSILQRVMDALMAVPSIVLLLFVAALLGPSVRNTVIALSLLVIPSINRVARGEMLRIREEPYVEAARSVGCSTPRILIRYGLPNLMAPLFVMGSLLFAVILIAESALSFLGIGTPPPTPSWGRMLSEGRSQLEIAPWMTVIPGLILSMSVLAFNLLGDAMRDFLDPKQRR; from the coding sequence ATGAGCATCGCGATCCCCGGGGCGGCAGGGGCCGCCCGTCGCCCCACGACCCGCACCGGCCTGCGCCGCTTCGCCAAGGAGCAACCGCTCGGAGCGATCGCCCTCTTCCTGATCACGCTCTTCGTCGCGGTGGCGGCGCTGGCACCCTGGATCGCCCCCTACGACCCGCTCGCGCAGGACCGCGTCAACTTCCTGACCGCACCGGGGGTCGGCGGCCACATCGCCGGCACCGACGAGCTCGGCCGAGACGTGCTGAGCCGCTCGCTCTACGGTGCCCGCACCTCGCTGCTGATCGCGGTGGCCACGCTGGCTCTCGGCGGGGCGATCGGGCTCGTCATCGGCGTCGTCTCGGGCTATTTCGGCGGCACCTGGGTCGACTCCATCCTGCAGCGCGTCATGGACGCGCTGATGGCGGTGCCCTCGATCGTGCTGCTGCTGTTCGTCGCCGCCCTGCTCGGTCCGAGCGTACGCAACACCGTGATCGCCCTGAGCCTGCTGGTGATCCCGTCGATCAACCGCGTGGCACGCGGCGAGATGCTCCGCATCCGCGAGGAGCCGTACGTCGAGGCCGCCCGCTCCGTCGGGTGCAGCACCCCGCGGATCCTGATCCGCTACGGGCTGCCCAACCTGATGGCACCGCTGTTCGTGATGGGCTCGCTGCTCTTCGCGGTCATCCTGATCGCCGAGTCCGCCCTCAGCTTCCTGGGCATCGGCACCCCGCCGCCCACACCCTCGTGGGGCCGGATGCTGAGCGAGGGCCGCAGCCAGCTCGAGATCGCCCCGTGGATGACCGTCATCCCGGGTCTGATCCTCTCCATGTCCGTCCTGGCGTTCAACCTGCTCGGTGACGCCATGCGTGACTTCCTCGATCCCAAGCAACGTCGCTAG
- a CDS encoding ABC transporter permease: protein MLLYAGRRLTYGLLVLALVAVLVFLIVRLIPGDAVRLQLADAPGVTQAQIDQRTAELGLDKPILTQFGHFVGGLVQGDLGTSFDDERPVTTKILERLPATLELGLLAILFGALLGVPFGMLSAIRHHSVVDNVMRFLAVIGMSLPNFFLALLLITFLAIWLGWSPPLVYQSPTENLGQNLVHMMLPAIALGAATMASIARMLRSSLLEVLGSNFIRTIRSRGASEGVVVLKHAGRNSLIPVFTVLGLQVGHILGGTVILERIFAIPGMGSLIFEAVGQRDYPVILGCVIFYGAIVILVNVAVDLLYAVIDPRIRYEGASA, encoded by the coding sequence ATGCTTCTCTACGCAGGACGACGCCTGACCTACGGCCTCCTCGTGCTGGCACTCGTCGCGGTCCTGGTCTTCCTCATCGTCCGTCTGATCCCCGGCGACGCGGTGCGGCTCCAGCTGGCCGACGCTCCAGGTGTCACCCAGGCGCAGATCGACCAGCGCACCGCCGAGCTCGGCCTCGACAAACCGATCCTGACCCAGTTCGGCCACTTCGTGGGCGGGCTGGTCCAGGGCGACCTGGGCACCTCCTTCGACGACGAGCGCCCGGTCACCACGAAGATCCTCGAACGGCTGCCGGCCACCCTCGAGCTCGGGCTGCTGGCCATCCTCTTCGGGGCCCTGCTGGGTGTGCCGTTCGGGATGCTCTCGGCGATCCGTCACCACAGCGTCGTCGACAACGTGATGCGCTTCCTCGCGGTGATCGGGATGTCGCTGCCCAACTTCTTCCTGGCGCTGCTCCTGATCACCTTCCTGGCGATCTGGCTGGGCTGGTCGCCACCGCTGGTCTACCAGAGCCCCACCGAGAACCTCGGGCAGAACCTCGTCCACATGATGCTCCCGGCGATCGCCCTGGGCGCCGCGACGATGGCGAGCATCGCCCGGATGCTGCGCTCCTCGCTGCTGGAGGTGCTCGGCTCCAACTTCATCCGCACCATCCGTTCCCGTGGGGCCTCCGAAGGGGTGGTCGTGCTCAAGCACGCCGGCCGCAACTCGCTGATCCCGGTCTTCACCGTGCTCGGCCTGCAGGTCGGCCACATCCTCGGCGGCACCGTGATCCTCGAGCGGATCTTCGCCATCCCGGGGATGGGCTCCCTCATCTTCGAGGCCGTCGGGCAACGCGACTATCCCGTCATCCTCGGCTGCGTCATCTTCTACGGCGCCATCGTCATCCTCGTCAACGTCGCGGTCGACCTGCTCTACGCGGTCATCGACCCGCGGATCCGCTACGAAGGAGCCTCCGCATGA
- a CDS encoding ABC transporter ATP-binding protein gives MIVPDAAPLVEARDLVKHFGGGKGLFTPNSPPVRAVDGVSLTIRRGETLGLVGESGSGKSTLGRLILRLIEPTSGSVTFDGEDIAQLSKSRLTQLRKRMQLVFQDPVSSFNPRMTIEQILTEPMVVHGIGERESRTKRAKELLDLVGLPSYALERYPHQFSGGQAQRIGIARSLATDPDLIVCDEAVSALDVSVQAQVLNLLKEVQRELGLSYLFIAHDLNVVRYISDRVCVMYLGKLAEVAHADDISERPKHPYSQALMESIPSPDAHHQLRTPLAGEIPSPRRPPSGCRFHPRCGQSIDGCDRDEPQLLSIGSAADAHSVACHLFDPTPAR, from the coding sequence ATGATCGTCCCCGACGCAGCACCCCTCGTCGAGGCACGCGACCTCGTCAAGCACTTCGGCGGCGGCAAGGGCCTCTTCACCCCCAACAGCCCGCCCGTACGCGCCGTCGACGGTGTCTCCCTGACCATCAGGCGTGGTGAGACCCTCGGCCTGGTCGGCGAGTCCGGATCGGGAAAGTCGACGCTCGGGCGTCTGATCCTGCGCCTGATCGAGCCGACCAGCGGCTCGGTCACCTTCGACGGAGAAGACATCGCCCAGCTCTCGAAGAGCAGGCTGACCCAGCTCCGCAAGCGGATGCAGCTCGTCTTCCAGGATCCGGTGAGCTCGTTCAACCCCCGGATGACGATCGAGCAGATCCTGACCGAGCCCATGGTGGTGCACGGCATCGGTGAGCGGGAGAGCCGCACGAAGCGCGCCAAGGAGCTGCTCGACCTGGTCGGCCTGCCCTCCTACGCCCTGGAGCGCTACCCGCACCAGTTCTCGGGCGGCCAGGCGCAGCGGATCGGGATCGCGCGATCGCTCGCCACCGACCCCGACCTCATCGTCTGCGACGAGGCGGTCAGCGCCCTCGACGTCTCCGTGCAGGCACAGGTGCTCAACCTGCTCAAGGAGGTCCAGCGCGAGCTCGGGCTCTCCTACCTCTTCATCGCCCACGACCTCAACGTGGTGCGCTACATCTCCGACCGCGTCTGCGTGATGTACCTCGGCAAGCTCGCGGAGGTCGCCCACGCCGACGACATCAGCGAACGGCCGAAGCACCCCTACTCACAGGCGCTGATGGAGTCGATCCCCTCCCCCGACGCCCACCACCAGCTGCGTACGCCGCTGGCCGGTGAGATCCCCAGCCCGCGCCGGCCACCGTCGGGCTGCCGGTTCCACCCACGCTGCGGCCAGAGCATCGACGGCTGCGACCGCGACGAGCCGCAGCTGCTGTCCATCGGCAGCGCGGCGGACGCGCACAGCGTCGCCTGCCACCTCTTCGACCCCACTCCCGCGAGGTGA